One genomic segment of Natrialbaceae archaeon AArc-T1-2 includes these proteins:
- a CDS encoding NADP-dependent malic enzyme: MGLDEDALEYHRIDPPGKIEISTTKPTNTQRDLSLAYSPGVAAPCMEIDDDDTEAYTYTAKGNLVGVVSNGSAVLGLGDIGAQASKPVMEGKGVLFKRFADIDVFDVELDEADPDKLVEAVKMMEPTFGGVNLEDIKAPECFTVEERLREEIDIPVFHDDQHGTAIISGASLLNAAEIADKDLEELEIVFSGAGASALATARFYVSLGAKAENITMCDSSGIITTARARAGDVNEYKREFARDVPDGDLADAMAGADVFVGLSIGGIVSQEMIRSMAENPIVFAMANPDPEIDYDEAKEAREDTVIMATGRSDYPNQVNNVLGFPFIFRGALDVRATEINEAMKVAAAEALADLARQDVPDAVVKAYGDQPIQFGPDYIIPKPVDPRVLFRVAPAVARAAIESGAARTEIDLEDYEEELEARLGKSREMMRVVLNKAKSEPKRVALAEGDDEKMIRAAYQMQEQGIAQPILIGKTDEIKRTAANLGLEFSPAVADPSAGDYEAYAERLYQLRKRKGITRTEAKELIERDTNYFGSVMVEQGDADALLTGLSHHYPSALRPPLQVIGTEPETNYAAGVYMLTFKNRVIFVADATVNQSPDEDVLAEVTKQTAGLARRFNIEPRAALLSYSNFGSVDNEGTRKPRNAVRLLQEDSDVDFPVDGEMQADTAVVEDILEDTYDFSELDEPANVLVFPNLEAGNIAYKLLQRLGGAEAIGPMLVGMDKPVHVIQRGDEVKDIVNLAGVAVVDAQDE, from the coding sequence ATGGGATTAGACGAGGATGCATTGGAGTACCACCGCATTGATCCACCCGGAAAAATCGAGATTTCGACGACGAAACCGACGAATACGCAACGCGACCTCTCGCTTGCGTACTCACCGGGCGTCGCCGCGCCGTGTATGGAAATCGACGACGACGACACGGAAGCCTACACCTACACCGCGAAAGGGAACCTCGTGGGTGTCGTTTCGAACGGCTCTGCGGTACTCGGGCTCGGAGATATCGGTGCCCAAGCATCCAAACCCGTGATGGAGGGCAAGGGCGTGCTGTTCAAACGCTTCGCCGACATCGACGTCTTCGACGTAGAACTCGACGAGGCCGACCCCGACAAACTCGTCGAGGCGGTGAAGATGATGGAGCCGACCTTCGGCGGGGTCAACTTAGAAGACATCAAAGCGCCCGAGTGTTTCACCGTCGAGGAACGCCTGCGCGAGGAGATCGACATTCCAGTCTTTCACGACGACCAGCACGGCACCGCCATTATCTCCGGCGCTTCGCTTTTAAACGCTGCCGAGATTGCGGACAAAGACCTCGAAGAACTCGAGATCGTCTTCTCCGGCGCTGGCGCGAGCGCACTCGCGACGGCCCGGTTTTACGTCTCGCTGGGAGCGAAAGCGGAGAACATCACGATGTGTGACTCCTCGGGGATCATCACGACCGCTCGTGCCCGGGCGGGCGACGTCAACGAGTACAAACGGGAGTTCGCCCGCGACGTGCCCGACGGCGACCTCGCCGACGCGATGGCGGGTGCAGACGTCTTCGTCGGGCTCTCGATCGGCGGCATCGTCTCCCAGGAGATGATCCGATCGATGGCCGAGAATCCGATCGTCTTCGCGATGGCGAATCCGGACCCCGAGATCGACTACGACGAGGCGAAAGAAGCCCGCGAGGACACGGTCATCATGGCGACGGGCCGATCGGACTACCCGAATCAGGTCAACAACGTCCTCGGGTTCCCGTTTATCTTCCGGGGAGCGCTCGACGTTCGGGCGACGGAGATCAACGAGGCGATGAAAGTCGCCGCCGCGGAGGCGCTTGCCGACCTCGCGAGACAGGACGTCCCCGACGCCGTCGTCAAAGCCTACGGCGACCAGCCGATCCAGTTCGGTCCCGACTACATCATTCCAAAGCCCGTCGATCCGCGGGTGCTGTTCCGGGTCGCGCCCGCGGTCGCCCGCGCGGCGATAGAAAGCGGTGCCGCCCGGACAGAGATCGACCTCGAGGACTACGAGGAGGAACTCGAGGCCCGCCTTGGCAAGTCCCGCGAGATGATGCGGGTCGTGCTCAACAAAGCGAAAAGCGAGCCCAAACGCGTCGCGCTCGCGGAGGGTGACGACGAGAAGATGATCCGGGCAGCCTACCAGATGCAAGAGCAAGGGATCGCCCAGCCGATCCTGATCGGCAAGACCGACGAGATCAAACGGACGGCGGCGAATCTCGGACTCGAGTTCTCGCCGGCGGTGGCCGATCCGTCGGCCGGCGACTACGAGGCCTACGCCGAACGGCTCTACCAGCTACGAAAGCGCAAGGGGATCACCCGCACCGAGGCCAAAGAGCTGATCGAACGCGACACCAACTACTTCGGCAGCGTGATGGTCGAACAGGGCGACGCCGACGCCTTGCTCACCGGGTTAAGCCACCACTACCCGTCGGCGCTGCGCCCGCCGCTGCAGGTGATCGGCACCGAGCCCGAAACCAACTACGCCGCGGGCGTCTACATGCTCACGTTCAAAAACCGCGTGATCTTCGTGGCCGACGCAACGGTCAATCAGTCTCCCGACGAAGACGTACTGGCCGAGGTCACGAAACAGACGGCGGGACTCGCCCGGCGGTTCAACATCGAGCCACGGGCTGCCCTGTTGTCGTACTCGAACTTCGGCAGCGTCGACAACGAGGGGACCCGCAAACCCAGGAACGCGGTGCGGTTGCTCCAGGAGGATTCGGACGTCGATTTCCCCGTCGACGGCGAGATGCAAGCGGACACCGCCGTCGTCGAGGACATTCTCGAGGACACCTACGACTTCTCCGAACTCGACGAGCCGGCGAACGTGCTCGTCTTCCCCAACCTCGAGGCAGGCAACATCGCCTACAAGCTGCTCCAGCGACTCGGCGGCGCGGAGGCGATCGGTCCGATGCTCGTCGGCATGGACAAACCCGTCCACGTCATCCAGCGCGGCGACGAGGTCAAAGACATCGTGAACCTCGCGGGCGTGGCCGTCGTCGACGCTCAGGACGAGTAA
- a CDS encoding phosphopantetheine adenylyltransferase, whose product MDVALGGTFDPVHDGHRRLFERAFELGDVTVGLTSDELAPKTRHVDRYVRPYEQRKRDLERELGALADERDREFEVRTLTEPTGIATEPEFDYLIVSPETADGGKRINEIRRERGHDPLEIVVVPHVRAEDGDVISSTRIVQGEIDEHGNLTPDCDGRAATRPDSSGTEE is encoded by the coding sequence ATGGACGTCGCGCTTGGTGGGACGTTCGACCCCGTTCACGACGGCCATCGGCGGCTGTTCGAGCGGGCGTTTGAACTCGGAGACGTAACCGTCGGTCTGACGAGCGACGAACTCGCGCCGAAGACGCGCCACGTCGATCGCTACGTCAGACCGTACGAGCAACGAAAGCGCGACCTCGAGCGCGAGCTCGGAGCTCTCGCCGACGAACGCGATCGCGAGTTCGAGGTCCGGACGCTGACGGAACCGACCGGTATCGCGACCGAACCGGAGTTCGACTACCTGATCGTCTCGCCGGAGACGGCAGACGGCGGCAAACGAATCAACGAGATCCGCCGCGAGCGGGGCCACGATCCGCTCGAGATCGTCGTCGTCCCCCACGTCCGCGCCGAAGACGGTGACGTCATCTCGAGTACCCGCATCGTTCAGGGCGAGATCGACGAACACGGGAATCTCACGCCCGATTGCGACGGACGTGCGGCGACGCGACCGGACTCGTCCGGCACCGAGGAGTAG
- a CDS encoding transcription initiation factor IIB family protein — protein MYSAREHVEYADWLEELERAADRLTLSTDARSYAAELFLADVPEADRSKRAALAASLYAGSLVAGDGRTQTAIADAVDVSRLSVQQRWKDRLENAGLEPPGW, from the coding sequence ATGTACAGCGCGCGCGAGCACGTCGAGTACGCCGACTGGCTCGAGGAGCTCGAGCGGGCAGCCGACAGGCTCACCCTCTCGACGGACGCACGATCGTACGCGGCCGAGCTGTTCCTGGCAGACGTTCCCGAGGCAGATCGGTCGAAACGGGCCGCCCTCGCGGCCAGTCTCTACGCCGGGTCGCTCGTCGCTGGCGACGGACGCACCCAGACGGCTATCGCCGACGCCGTCGACGTCTCGCGGCTGTCGGTCCAGCAACGCTGGAAGGATCGACTCGAGAACGCGGGTCTGGAGCCGCCGGGCTGGTAA
- a CDS encoding FKBP-type peptidyl-prolyl cis-trans isomerase: MTIATGDSVTIEYTGRTEEGAVFDTTRESVARETGLADSQPDREYDPLTVEIGEGRVIKGLEDALVGLEQGATPTVTIPPEEGYGEWSEEQVQEFETEELRQMLGGELPEEGSYLETQDGVRGEITDVGDDIVRVDFNSPLAGETIEFDVEILAVN; encoded by the coding sequence ATGACAATCGCTACCGGCGACTCTGTCACGATCGAGTATACGGGCCGAACCGAAGAGGGAGCCGTCTTCGATACGACCCGTGAATCAGTTGCCAGGGAAACAGGGTTGGCGGATTCACAACCAGATCGGGAGTACGATCCGCTGACGGTCGAAATCGGCGAGGGGCGAGTGATCAAAGGACTGGAAGATGCGTTGGTCGGCTTGGAACAAGGAGCCACCCCTACCGTCACAATCCCTCCCGAAGAGGGCTATGGCGAGTGGTCCGAAGAACAGGTTCAAGAGTTCGAAACCGAGGAACTTCGTCAAATGCTCGGTGGCGAACTCCCAGAAGAAGGTTCATACCTTGAAACGCAAGACGGTGTCAGAGGCGAAATCACGGACGTTGGCGACGACATTGTTCGAGTAGACTTCAACAGCCCGCTCGCGGGCGAGACTATTGAGTTCGATGTCGAGATACTCGCTGTCAATTAG